The window CGCCAATGGCTCCTTTCTGGATACCATCGTAAACAAATTCGAAAACGGGAAGCTCAGTATCAAATTTGGGTCCTCCTGCTACAACAACAGGGACCGGACATCCATTTACAACCTTTTCAAACTCTTCACACCAATATGTTTTCACCACCCTGGCACCTAATTCTGCTGCAATTCTGCAGCAGAGAGCAAGATACCTGGCATCTCGTTTCTCCAATTCCTTGCCTACTGCCGTAACCGCCATTACGGGGATACCGTATTCTTCGCACTCATCGACTAATTTACCTAAACTCAGCAGCGTTTGACGTTCGTAATCACTACCGACAAAGATTGATAAGCCAACAGCAGCGACATTAAGACGAAGAGCCTCTTTTATTGATGTGGTGATTCCCTCATTTGCCAGGTCACCACCCAACACACTGGTGCCACCTGATACACGGAGGATTATGGGTTTACTGTCATCAGGGTTTATGGCTGAACGCAACACACCCCGAGTGACGAACAGCGCATCGCTATATTCTATAATAGGCTTAATCGTCTCTGCTGGTTTTTCAAGATTTTTCGTCGGCCCCAGAAAGTATCCATGATCTATTGGCATAAACATGCAGCGCCCATCCGGTTTAATAATTTGTGCCAAACGGTTCTTCATTCCCCAATCCATTTTCTTTTCATCTCCTTAAAATTTATTTGTATATCTCATTTCATAACTGAAATCGGCTAATCATTTTATGGGAGAATAGCATAGAAAATTCAATTTATAATGTCAATGGAAATTGTTATAATGCACCGTTCAGAAGTTTTTTTTCACTGATTTATTCTGTAGTAACCGTTCTTGGGTTCACGGTTAAATTGCCCGATGAGGAACCGCAATGCATGATTTCTTATTAAAAAAACCATTTACTGCTTTTTTGTTTCTCTTCTCAATTATTCTTTTATCCGCATCCATTGATCTTGAGCATGGTTGCACGGCAGAAGAGCTCCATTATTTCGAACTGGTAAGCGGACTGAAAGACGCGACTGATATGAGGCCAAGAGAAATTATCTTTAACGTAGAGTACCCAGGCCGTATAGAAATTGATGCAACCTGGAAACCCGGCAATAAAAAACTCACGTTCACCCTTTACGATCAGGCAAGCAATGCTCTCGTCGGGGAAAAGGATAAGAGCCCGCTTCATCTTGTTTACGATTACGACAAAGATAACTTTGAAAAATCAATACACCTCGGCTATTCCTTTCGATTAGCAATTTCTCAATCCCTGTTTCGATCAATAAGTGGAAATGTCAAAATAGTAACCCCCGATAAAACGACTATCGATAAGGATGATCATGACATAACCCGGGGACCATATGGAACGTTCATTGAGGAAAGGAAATAATATAATTCGAGGATGTAATGGTATTCCCTTTTATCCCGCCTTGAGAGGAGGGGGATCTTTTTCTGAACTGCGTGGTGAGCCCTTACCGGTGAACGGTTATCACGCTCCAGTAGAGTACTCAGTTACGAAAAATTTCCCGGACATCTTAAAACGTTACGAAAAAAACGGTTTCTCTCTCTTTTCCCTGATGGTGGTAACCCTTGCGGGAGAACACAATGCCTCAACGGTTCATCACAGGTTCTACATAGGAAAAATGGTCTGGAACCCATTTTGTGAAGACTCTCTTTCCGTTCACCAATTGCATGCACCTCTTCGGTAATAAGACTTCCGATTCTCGTCGAACCTGTCAGATCGTGACAACAGGCAAGTACTTCTCCTTCCCAAGAAACAAACGTATGAAAAGAAATGAGCCCGCATCGTTCGGATTCGCTTTCAAACGGTTTCGGATTGTATATATCCGGTTTTTTCAATTTTCCTCCTCGCCCATGACATGCAACCATACTTGAGGGGACACCCAAACATTTCCAGAAGCTGACATACTGATCAGTTTCTCCCCTGTTTCTGTCGGTCAGTATCCCCTTTATCCTGAGACCAACGTTTCCTCTGGCCAGACCGATCAGTTTCGCTGCTCTCTTCAATGCATCAGAGAATGAAACATTGGGACAGAGTCGTTCAAAGACCCGTTCCTGAATGCTTGGAAAGGAGAGCGTAATGGAATTGGGGCTGGCATTTACAAGTTTCCGGGAATTGTGACTAGTAAGAGAGGCAGGATTTACGACAACACCTATGTCGGCACCACTCAGGCGAAGAGTGCCAATCCAATCAAAGATATCCGGATGCAGGAGCGGATCACCCATACCCGAAAAGGTTATGAGGCTTCCCTCTTTTACGAGTTTGTCAGAAATCGTCTTGAACGTCTCCTCAGTCATAAATCCTGCCGGCCTTGATATCGCTTCACGCGGACACATGAGACAATCGCACATGCATTTATTGGTGAGTTCCATATCTACCGAAACAAACGGCCACTCAGAGACCATTGTGTTTCTCCTTCCTGACCGCCTCCAGCCATGCTGTACCGAACCGTGTGTCCGGTTCCAGATAATGACCTTCGCTCCATTCGTTCCATGAAGCGATAAAACAGAGCTCCGGTTGGTTATATTTTCTGGTATACCGTATTGCCTTTCCAAGAAAACGGGAAAATAGGAAAGGATGCTCGCCCACCACCACGGGCCACCAGGGGTATCGCTGCGGTCGCTCATGACCGTATTCTGCCGCACGCGGTGTAGCATCCCAGCCGGGTGACACGGAGGGAAAATAGGGAAGCTGTGATTGTGAGGCGAACCCTTCCCATTCACTGCATCGTTTTTCCATGAGGCCAGCATAGTCCTGCCGGTAGTTCCCTTTCCAGTCAGGTAGCCAGACATAGTGGCTGACGCTGTCAAAACCGACATTCCTGAACTCACCTATCAGAGAGGATGCAGGATTAATGGCCATCAGGTGAAGTCCCCGGTATCCCTTCCGGGAAAGATATTCCCTTGCCAGCCGGATTGACTCAGCAGCAGGTTTCAGACCCAGCTGCCTGAGAAAAAAAGTACTGTCAAAGATAGAAAAAAGGGGTTTGCCCTGAATCTGAAAATAATTACCGCGTCGAAAATACTTCTCCTCAAGAAACTTGATTAACCTCAAAAAGTCTTCGGAATCCGTATACACCAGGCGAACAGGGTCGATTTCCGGACCGGGATCTACCTTTACGGGAAGAACGCCTCGAGGCATACGGTTTGCCCACATGAGGGAAAAAGGAAAATCATTCCTGCAGCCCTGATCCAGAAATCCTTTATCAAGTGCGTCTGCAAAAACACGTTTACCACGTGACCAGAAAAATCCGTACACAAAGAAATCAACTCCATAGGTGAGAGCCAGGGCAAC is drawn from Candidatus Scalindua sp. and contains these coding sequences:
- the lsrF gene encoding 3-hydroxy-5-phosphonooxypentane-2,4-dione thiolase, which produces MDWGMKNRLAQIIKPDGRCMFMPIDHGYFLGPTKNLEKPAETIKPIIEYSDALFVTRGVLRSAINPDDSKPIILRVSGGTSVLGGDLANEGITTSIKEALRLNVAAVGLSIFVGSDYERQTLLSLGKLVDECEEYGIPVMAVTAVGKELEKRDARYLALCCRIAAELGARVVKTYWCEEFEKVVNGCPVPVVVAGGPKFDTELPVFEFVYDGIQKGAIGVNLGRNIWQHPHPVAMAKALHAIIHKDATPKEAEEIFNETKNL
- a CDS encoding radical SAM protein, translated to MVSEWPFVSVDMELTNKCMCDCLMCPREAISRPAGFMTEETFKTISDKLVKEGSLITFSGMGDPLLHPDIFDWIGTLRLSGADIGVVVNPASLTSHNSRKLVNASPNSITLSFPSIQERVFERLCPNVSFSDALKRAAKLIGLARGNVGLRIKGILTDRNRGETDQYVSFWKCLGVPSSMVACHGRGGKLKKPDIYNPKPFESESERCGLISFHTFVSWEGEVLACCHDLTGSTRIGSLITEEVHAIGERKESLHKMGSRPFFLCRTCDEPLRHCVLPQGLPPSGKRERNRFFRNVLRCPGNFS
- a CDS encoding glycoside hydrolase family 99-like domain-containing protein, whose amino-acid sequence is MKFAVAGVYNNSDKSMKNYSMDSSFKPVKIGAYVYPGWHPCLERDRNFPAGWSEWDIVLNAPSRFPGHNQPRIPLKGTYDDSVSATARQQVALALTYGVDFFVYGFFWSRGKRVFADALDKGFLDQGCRNDFPFSLMWANRMPRGVLPVKVDPGPEIDPVRLVYTDSEDFLRLIKFLEEKYFRRGNYFQIQGKPLFSIFDSTFFLRQLGLKPAAESIRLAREYLSRKGYRGLHLMAINPASSLIGEFRNVGFDSVSHYVWLPDWKGNYRQDYAGLMEKRCSEWEGFASQSQLPYFPSVSPGWDATPRAAEYGHERPQRYPWWPVVVGEHPFLFSRFLGKAIRYTRKYNQPELCFIASWNEWSEGHYLEPDTRFGTAWLEAVRKEKHNGL